In the genome of Corythoichthys intestinalis isolate RoL2023-P3 chromosome 19, ASM3026506v1, whole genome shotgun sequence, one region contains:
- the LOC130907475 gene encoding G-protein coupled receptor 6 — MNASSLSANDSESFWADADRNATPASWSEDAPAPFAVNPWDIMLCMSGTAIACENAIVVAIIFYTPALRTPMFVLVGSLATADLLAGVGLILNFVFRYVVSSETVSLLTVGFLVASFAASIISLLAITVDRYFSLYNALTYFSEKTLRSVHVMLLATWGVSLLLGLLPVLGWNCLDRPETCSVVRPLTRGNITLLAAAFFVIFALMLTLYFKICKIVCRHAHQIALQQHFFATSHYVATKKGVSTLAIILGTFGASWLPFAIYCLVGERDYPSVYTYATLLPATYNSMINPIIYAYRNAEIQRSIYMLLCGCFRANAAYRSRSPSEV, encoded by the coding sequence ATGAACGCCTCGTCGTTGTCGGCCAACGACTCTGAGTCGTTTTGGGCGGACGCGGATCGCAACGCCACGCCGGCGTCGTGGTCCGAGGACGCCCCCGCGCCCTTCGCCGTCAACCCCTGGGACATCATGCTGTGCATGTCGGGCACGGCCATCGCCTGCGAGAACGCCATCGTGGTGGCCATCATCTTCTACACGCCGGCGCTCAGGACTCCCATGTTCGTGCTGGTGGGCAGCCTGGCCACGGCCGACCTGCTGGCGGGCGTGGGCCTCATCCTCAACTTCGTCTTTCGTTACGTGGTCTCCTCGGAGACTGTCAGCCTGCTGACGGTGGGCTTCTTAGTGGCGTCCTTCGCCGCCTCCATCATCAGCTTGCTGGCCATCACGGTGGACCGCTACTTCTCGCTGTACAACGCCCTCACGTACTTCTCGGAGAAGACTTTGCGCTCGGTGCACGTGATGCTGCTGGCCACCTGGGGCGTGTCGCTGCTGCTGGGGCTGCTGCCCGTGCTGGGCTGGAACTGCCTGGACCGGCCGGAGACGTGCAGCGTGGTGCGACCGCTGACGCGCGGCAACATCACGCTATTGGCCGCCGCCTTTTTCGTCATCTTCGCGCTCATGCTGACGCTCTACTTCAAGATCTGCAAGATCGTGTGCCGCCACGCGCACCAGATCGCCCTGCAGCAGCACTTCTTCGCCACCTCGCACTACGTAGCCACTAAAAAGGGCGTGTCCACCCTGGCTATTATCTTGGGGACCTTCGGCGCTAGCTGGTTGCCCTTCGCCATCTACTGCCTGGTGGGCGAACGGGACTACCCGTCGGTGTACACGTACGCCACGTTGCTGCCCGCCACCTACAACTCCATGATCAACCCCATCATCTACGCCTACAGGAACGCCGAGATCCAGCGTTCCATCTACATGCTACTGTGCGGCTGCTTTCGAGCCAACGCCGCCTACCGCTCAAGGTCGCCTAGCGAGGTTTGA